The DNA segment ACAATTCGGGCAAGATGAAAGTCGGGATCAACGGGTTTGGCCGCATCGGACGCTTGGTGTTCCGCATTCTGGTGGAGCGCGGCATTGACGTGGTGGCGATCAACGACCTGACCGACAACAAGACGCTGGCCACATTGCTCAAGTACGACTCCACCGCCGGACGCTTCAAGGGCACCGTGGACTACGACGACGACAGCATGACCGTCAACGGCCAGAAGATTCACACGCTGGCCGAGCGCGATCCCGCCAACATCAAGTGGGGCGAGATGGGCGCGGACATCGTCATCGAGTCCACCGGCATCTTCACCAGCCGTGAGGGCGCGAGCAAGCACCTGGCCGGCGGCGCGAAGAAAGTGCTGATTACCGCCCCCGCCAAGAATGAGGACTTCTCCATCGTGCTGGGCGTCAACGAGCAGGATTACGATCCCAAGAACCACAACATCATCAGCAACGCGAGCTGCACCACCAACAGCCTGGGCGCGCCAATGAAACTGCTGGACGAGGCATTCGGCATCGAGAAGGCCATCATGACCACCGTCCACAGCTACACCAACGATCAGCGCATCCTGGACTTGCCGCACAGCGACTTGCGCCGCGCGCGTGCCGCCGCCATCAACATCATCCCCACCAGCACGGGCGCGGCCAAGGCCGTCTCACAGGTGTACCCCAAGCTGAAGGGCAAGTTCGACGGCACCTCGTTGCGCGTGCCCACCCCTGTCGGCAGCATCAGCGACGTGGTGGTCATCCTGGGCCGTGACGTGACCGTGGAAGAGGTCAACGACGTGTTCCGCAAGGCCGCCGAGACCACCCACAAGGGCATCATCAGCTACACCGAGGACCCGATTGTCCTCCAGGACATCGTGGGTGACTCGCACAGCGCGATCATCGACGGCGGCCTGACCATGGCGATGGGCAACCTCGTCAAGTTCTTCTCGTGGTACGACAACGAGTGGGGCTACAGCAACCGCATCGCCGATCTGGTGGAACTGGTTCAGGAAAAAGGCGTCTAAACAGCGCCCGCAGATGGTGGAGGGCTGAGGCCTTCTGCCATCTTTTTTATCTACAGGAGAAACGATGAAAAATCTCGATCAACTCGACGTCAACGGCAAGCGCGTGCTGGTGCGCGTGGACTACAACGTGCCGATCAAGGACAGCGTGGTGCAGGACGACACCCGCATGACGGCCAGCCTGCCCACCATCAGGAAGCTGCTGGAGATGGGCGCGGCCTCGGTGGTGCTGATGAGCCACTTCGGACGCCCCAAGAACGGGCCGGAGGCGAAGTTCAGCCTCAAACCCGTGGCGGATGTGCTGTCTAAAATACTCGGTCAGGACGTGACCTTTATCGACAGCCTGCCCTCCAGCGACGAGACGCTGGTGGCGGTGCGGAACCTGAAGGCGGGCAGTGTGGCCCTGCTGGAAAACGTGCGCTTCGAGGCGGGTGAGGAGAAGAACGACGCGGGACTGAACGCCAAACTGGCTCGTCTGGGCGACGCCTTCGTGCTGGACGCCTTCGGCAGCGCGCACCGGGCGCACTCGTCGGTCAGCGGCGTGGCCGGGGAGCTGCCGCACGCGGCGGGGCTGCTGCTTCAGCGCGAGGTAGATGCGCTGGGCAAACTGCTGCACGATCCGGCACGGCCCTATGTGGTCATCATCGGCGGGGCCAAGGTCAGCGACAAGATCAAGGTGATCGAGAACCTGCTGCCGAAAGTGGACCGCATGTTGATCGGCGGCGGCATGGCCTACACCTTCATCAAGTCGCGCGGCGGCAAGATCGGCGACAGCATCCACGAGGATGACCAGTTGGAACTGGCAAAGCGTCTGCTGGCCGAATACGGCGACAAGCTGATGCTGCCCAGCGACGTGATCGCCGCCGACGCCTTCGATGCCAACGCCAACACCAAGGTCGTGCCGAGTGACCAGATTCCCGACGGCTGGCAGGGTTTAGACGCCGGGCCAGATACCGTGAGGGCATACACCGAAGCTTTGCAAGGCGCGAAAACCGTGTTCTGGAACGGGCCGCTGGGCGTCTTCGAGTTCGAGGCGTTCGCGGGCGGGACCAATGCGATTGCCGCCACCGTGGGCAACCTGGCGGGCGCATACACCGTCATTGGCGGCGGCGACAGCGTCAGCGCCATCAATAAGAGTGGGCAGGCCGACAAGGTTTCACACATCAGCACCGGTGGCGGTGCGAGCCTAGAATTGCTGGAAGGTCAGGCTTTGCCGGGCGTGGAGGCGATGGCCTAAGTGGCTCCCGTCACCTGCTTCCTGACCTACGAGGTCAAACCTGAGCGGTTGGCCGAGTTCGAGGCATATGGACGCAAATGGATCACGCTGATCAACTCCTTCGGCGGCCAGCATCACGGCTACTTCCTGCCCTCCGAGGGAGCATCGGATCTGGCTTACGCGCTGTTTACCTTTCCCAGTCTGGCGGCCTATGAACGCTACCGGGAGCAGTCGATGGCAGACCCGGTGTGCCAGGACCTGTTCCGGGAAGTGCCGAGCCTGATCCACCGCTATGACCGAACATTCTTAAGACCCGTCCTGGATGGGCTGGAGACATGATGACTCAGAACTTGCTTGCCCTGAACTGGAAGATGAACAAGACCCCCGCCGAAGCCCGCGCCTGGGCCGAGGAACTGCGCGAGAAGCTGACGGCGAACGACACCGAACTGGCCGTCATGGCCCCGTCTATCGCTTTACCGTCGCTAGCCGCACATCTGCCCCCCGGCGTGGCGCTGGGCGCACAGGACGTGTCGGCGCATGAGTCTGGTGCATACACCGGAGAGATCAGCGCCGCCATGCTGATCGACGTGGGCGCAAAATACGCCGTCGTGGGCCACAGCGAACGCCGCGAGTACCACCACGAGTCCGACGCAGATGTGGCCGCCAAGGCCAGGCAGGCGCAGGCGAACGGTCTGATCCCCATCATCTGCGTGGGCGAGGGCCTGGACGTGCGCGAGAAGGGCGAACAGGTGGCCTATACGCTGGGCCAGTTGGAAGGCAGCCTGAGCGGCGTGGGGCCGGAAATCGTTGTGGCCTACGAACCCGTCTGGGCCATCGGCACGGGCAAGACCGCCACCGCCGACGACGCCGAGGAACTGGCCGCCGCCATCCGGGGCGCGCTGATCGAGCGCTACGGCAGCGACGCCGACGGCATCCGCATCCTGTACGGCGGCAGCGTCAAGCCGGACAACATCGCTACCCTCTGTGCCAAACCCAACGTGAACGGCGCTTTAGTGGGCGGTGCGAGCCTCAAGGTGCCGGACGTGATCGGCATGAATGACGCCCTGAAGTAAAGCGCACAACGTAGAACTCCCCCACCCGAATCTGGGGTGGGGGAGTTCTGCTGACTGGGCCGTTGTACGCCACGCGGGTGGAAACCTGGATGGGGCATTTCCGAAAACAGACCCTGGCACGTTCCTGTGGCGATCTCACGGTCAGTACCTCGATATGGGGAACTGACCCGCCTGACCTCCACCAGCAAAAGAATCGGGGCCAGACCCAC comes from the Deinococcus sp. AJ005 genome and includes:
- the pgk gene encoding phosphoglycerate kinase — translated: MKNLDQLDVNGKRVLVRVDYNVPIKDSVVQDDTRMTASLPTIRKLLEMGAASVVLMSHFGRPKNGPEAKFSLKPVADVLSKILGQDVTFIDSLPSSDETLVAVRNLKAGSVALLENVRFEAGEEKNDAGLNAKLARLGDAFVLDAFGSAHRAHSSVSGVAGELPHAAGLLLQREVDALGKLLHDPARPYVVIIGGAKVSDKIKVIENLLPKVDRMLIGGGMAYTFIKSRGGKIGDSIHEDDQLELAKRLLAEYGDKLMLPSDVIAADAFDANANTKVVPSDQIPDGWQGLDAGPDTVRAYTEALQGAKTVFWNGPLGVFEFEAFAGGTNAIAATVGNLAGAYTVIGGGDSVSAINKSGQADKVSHISTGGGASLELLEGQALPGVEAMA
- the gap gene encoding type I glyceraldehyde-3-phosphate dehydrogenase: MKVGINGFGRIGRLVFRILVERGIDVVAINDLTDNKTLATLLKYDSTAGRFKGTVDYDDDSMTVNGQKIHTLAERDPANIKWGEMGADIVIESTGIFTSREGASKHLAGGAKKVLITAPAKNEDFSIVLGVNEQDYDPKNHNIISNASCTTNSLGAPMKLLDEAFGIEKAIMTTVHSYTNDQRILDLPHSDLRRARAAAINIIPTSTGAAKAVSQVYPKLKGKFDGTSLRVPTPVGSISDVVVILGRDVTVEEVNDVFRKAAETTHKGIISYTEDPIVLQDIVGDSHSAIIDGGLTMAMGNLVKFFSWYDNEWGYSNRIADLVELVQEKGV
- the tpiA gene encoding triose-phosphate isomerase, translated to MTQNLLALNWKMNKTPAEARAWAEELREKLTANDTELAVMAPSIALPSLAAHLPPGVALGAQDVSAHESGAYTGEISAAMLIDVGAKYAVVGHSERREYHHESDADVAAKARQAQANGLIPIICVGEGLDVREKGEQVAYTLGQLEGSLSGVGPEIVVAYEPVWAIGTGKTATADDAEELAAAIRGALIERYGSDADGIRILYGGSVKPDNIATLCAKPNVNGALVGGASLKVPDVIGMNDALK
- a CDS encoding NIPSNAP family protein gives rise to the protein MAPVTCFLTYEVKPERLAEFEAYGRKWITLINSFGGQHHGYFLPSEGASDLAYALFTFPSLAAYERYREQSMADPVCQDLFREVPSLIHRYDRTFLRPVLDGLET